A DNA window from Prevotella intermedia ATCC 25611 = DSM 20706 contains the following coding sequences:
- a CDS encoding tetratricopeptide repeat protein yields MIRKLYILLCLAFVVLAATAQTDRQYIRKGNAAFAAKKYGEAEVNYRKALAANGQNAIAAYDLGCAMQAQHKDSLAIQNYTLAAENEANKVRRASAFHNLGTVFQGKKDYQKAVEAYKNALRNNPKHTNARYNLTQCMRLLKKQQQQQQQNKQQQKDDKKDKNKNKNNDKNKQQNPQDKKKEDDGMSKDNAEQMLNAAMQEEKATLQRLKEHMKQSPSRHLEKNW; encoded by the coding sequence ATGATAAGGAAATTATACATATTGCTTTGCCTTGCTTTTGTCGTACTTGCGGCAACGGCACAGACCGATAGGCAGTACATTCGCAAGGGTAATGCAGCCTTTGCAGCCAAGAAGTACGGCGAAGCAGAGGTGAATTACCGAAAGGCTCTCGCTGCCAACGGGCAGAATGCGATAGCCGCTTACGACCTCGGTTGTGCCATGCAGGCGCAGCACAAGGATTCTTTGGCGATACAGAACTACACGTTGGCGGCGGAAAACGAGGCGAACAAAGTCCGCCGTGCAAGTGCTTTCCACAATCTGGGAACGGTATTTCAAGGTAAAAAAGACTATCAGAAAGCGGTGGAAGCCTACAAGAATGCACTGCGCAACAACCCCAAACACACCAACGCACGCTACAATCTGACCCAGTGTATGCGACTTCTGAAGAAGCAACAGCAGCAACAACAGCAGAACAAGCAGCAGCAAAAGGACGATAAAAAGGATAAGAACAAGAATAAGAACAACGATAAAAACAAGCAGCAGAATCCTCAAGACAAGAAGAAAGAGGACGACGGAATGAGCAAGGACAACGCCGAGCAGATGCTGAATGCAGCCATGCAGGAAGAAAAAGCAACGTTGCAACGGCTCAAGGAACACATGAAGCAGTCTCCAAGCAGACATTTAGAAAAGAACTGGTAA
- a CDS encoding VWA domain-containing protein: MFRFANPTYLWLLLLIPILAAVYHIWAFKRSKRMARFGDKTLLRQLVPGYSKHRPLLKFYLMEVILTLLVVMIARPQMGTKISKDKREGIEAMIALDISNSMLAEDVAPSRLERSKRLVEDLLNHFTNDKIGLVVFAGDAFVQLPITADYISAKMFLDNISPSLIGSQGTDIAKAIELSQHSFTQNSKFGKAIIIITDGENHEGGAEEMARKAQKAGIRVFILGIGSTAGAPIPMDDGSYLQDKNGQTVMTKLNEDMCRKVAEAGKGMYIHVDNTAAAEQMLDNEIAKMQHGEIESVSYSDYADQFPALAAIVLLLLIVEALLMERKNPLLNRINLFTKK, translated from the coding sequence ATGTTCAGATTTGCTAATCCCACATACCTATGGTTGCTTCTGCTGATTCCCATATTGGCAGCAGTCTACCATATTTGGGCTTTCAAGCGCAGCAAACGTATGGCTCGTTTCGGCGACAAAACGCTGTTGAGGCAACTCGTGCCAGGCTATTCAAAGCATCGTCCGCTGCTGAAATTCTACCTTATGGAGGTTATCCTGACGCTCTTGGTCGTTATGATAGCACGTCCGCAAATGGGTACGAAGATATCGAAAGACAAGCGTGAGGGCATCGAAGCGATGATTGCGTTGGACATCAGCAACTCTATGCTTGCCGAAGATGTCGCTCCGTCGAGGTTGGAACGCAGCAAACGGCTCGTTGAAGACCTGCTGAATCATTTCACAAACGATAAAATCGGACTCGTAGTCTTCGCTGGCGACGCTTTCGTACAGCTGCCAATTACTGCCGATTACATATCTGCAAAGATGTTCTTGGACAATATCAGTCCTTCGCTCATAGGCTCTCAAGGCACCGATATAGCAAAGGCAATCGAGCTTTCGCAGCATAGTTTCACGCAGAACAGCAAGTTCGGCAAAGCCATCATCATCATTACCGACGGCGAAAACCACGAGGGCGGGGCAGAAGAGATGGCTCGGAAGGCGCAGAAAGCAGGCATTCGGGTCTTCATTCTCGGCATCGGTTCAACGGCAGGAGCACCCATTCCGATGGACGACGGCAGCTATTTGCAGGACAAGAACGGACAAACCGTGATGACAAAGCTCAACGAGGATATGTGCAGAAAGGTTGCCGAGGCTGGAAAAGGTATGTACATACATGTCGATAACACGGCGGCGGCAGAGCAGATGCTCGACAACGAGATTGCAAAAATGCAGCACGGCGAAATTGAAAGTGTGTCGTACAGCGATTATGCCGACCAGTTTCCCGCCCTTGCAGCCATCGTCTTGCTTCTCCTTATCGTAGAGGCATTGCTTATGGAACGCAAGAATCCGCTGCTCAATCGCATAAATCTGTTTACTAAGAAATAA